The DNA segment CGACAGTCGCCATCCTCGTTATCCTCGTACTGGCCGCCTTCGGGCTCGTCGTCTGAGTCATCGTCTTGATATTGAGCCAGAATTCTTCTAGAGTCATGCTCAAGTCGGACTTCATACCACTTATTCTTCTGACACGAGTCGACGTTGTCTCCGAAGTTGCTGCTGAACTCACTGTCGCTGTCGTTGCCGTTGTCTTGGTGGTCGTACGTCTTGTCTTGGCCACCGTTCCAGTAGCTTGCAAGGTCATCTACGCCGATGTCCCAGACTGGGCTGTTGTAGTGGGGTTCCATGATGATAGAGGGAAGTGTTGAGAAGGGTGTGGTTACGGTAAAGGTCCTCGAGTACTAAGTAAAAAGTATGATGGGAATTGTCTTGACGGCCGCAGGGAGATATATGTGTTTGACGGTTGTATTTATAAACAGATGAATCTTTGACAACCTTCTTTCAGGACACTGGAACTCAAATCTGTTGGAGCAGAAGCTGCCAGACCATCCTGGGAAAGACTCAGAAGAATTTTGTAAGCGGAGCAAACACTTGTGAGGCCTTGGTCACATGCAACAAAGATATGACGCATGTTCATTCTTCATTTACTTGATGAGAAGGTTCTCCGAGGGCCTGTCACATTCACAATGTGACACACAGAAACAATGACTTTGTTTTCCACGAATAAGATAGGCAATGCTCAGGTAGTTACTGAAGTGATAGGGGTTAAAGTGCCGCTAAAGGCAGGCTTTCCAGTGGTATTTCTTTCAGCCGCTGCAGGCTTTGCCGCGTCGGGATCTGGCGTCTTGCTTGTCACAACATTCCCTGAATAAACCTGCACATCCAAGTCCGTAGCCTCAACAATAACCTTCTTATCATCAAACCCCTTTGTCTTAGTCGGTATATCCACCCGCAACCGTCCCTAACTTGTCATTTTCTCTTTGGGAGCACCAGGCAGGAAGGGCTGTCATCGTTGCCTTGAAGCCGCGTGGTAGCAATTAACCAGCACACCATCTTCATTCTACCTACCTCCCTAGTGCATCAGTGCTGTGCCGACTGTGCTGCTGTGGCTAGCTACCTAGATGTGAGCCAACGATTCGGTTGGGTGACCATTCGAATAGCAGCTCTCTGGCTGTACACTTCCCTTGAATCCTGGAATCTACTAATTTTCTTATCTGAGGTAGGTAAGAAGACTGACGAATCATGTTTACGAGACCTCGTGAAAATAATGATAACAGAGCAAAGGGGTATGATAGCCAATTCGGTAAAATGTTAAACACAGATAGCTCACATAACCGGTGATGGGATATCACTGACGAGAGGGGATGCACAACTGTTTTAATTTCTATTGCAAAGTCTAGTCCACCGAGTCATAACAGGTTGAAGTGCTCGCTCGGCCATGCTCAGTGTCTTGGGCACTCTCAGCCCGCAGTACCCCATGACAAGGCCCCTGAAGGCTGCATCAGGCCTTGACCGATTGTTGACATCGGCAAACCCTGCGCTGACGAAAGTTATACGGTTGGCTGAGCGTGTCTCCGCAATGGCAAGCCACTTCCAATACGCGAGGTAGTGCTActtgctgtggtggtggtgttggttggcgaggtggtgggaatgggtACTGTTGAGCGGCGAAAGATTTGTCCAATTGGGAAAGAACAGTAGGCTTGTGGTACGTCTGCCAATTCAGCGTCCACCTCGCAGGAATACCGTACatcatgatgttgttgggatCAAAAGCTGTACATTCAATATCAGGGCCTTGAAAGGTGTGGAAGTAGTTGTCTTCCAGAAAGCGGGACGTTCTGTGTCGGAGTTCCATTGCGACAGCCGTCTTGTTCCATTGAATGATTGATTTAGGAGACTGATGTTCATGGTTGAAAGCAAGGAGATGTCCAAACTCATGGAGCACTGTGCCGCGCGTCAATGCTCTGTACTGAACATCCAGATACATGTTGCATGCATGAGAAGACGTCAGAGCATCGGTTCCGAAGCCAGACCACGAGGACCCTATGCCATGGCGAGCGTGGATGGGGTGAAATGAAATACGAACATCAGAGTTCCATTCCGGGTGAACGAATTCAAATCGCAAATTGCCGCAACGTTCCCATTCTCGGGCGGCCTCTTCGACATGGCATGGGTGTCACTGAGACCATCCAAGAAGCACATTTTAATAGCACGGCCCAGAGGCCACTTATTGCGTGTGTCCACAACAGCCATGCCCACTTGAAGTACGACAGGGGCCTCCTCACTCCGTTTCTTTGCCGAACATTGGGGCGTCTCACTGTTGGGAGCGATGTCTTGACCGTCGCTGGCATTGTCGCCATTGGTGTTCAACACTGACAGGTCTTCCACAATTTGCTCGGCTTCGATGATTCCTCCGTTGTCGTTCTTCCAGTGTGAAATGTCATCGCCCTTTTAAATCCGTACATGAAGTGCTCCACTGATACCGCGCCATTGCATTCAAAGCCCAGGCAACTGTTCATGGTCGTGAAACCTGAACGGTGAACGTTGTCGAGATGTTCCATCTGAGCTGAGATGAAATGTGAAAGTAGATATACTCATTATATAGCCTCAGCGAGGATGTATCAAAACTCCCCGAAGCTCTCACGATCCTGTTCGTTGGCTCATGATACCACGACTCGTATCTGCCATGTTCTACCACGAGGAGGACAAACTCAGAACCGAACAGATATCGACAGAGTAACATGTTGATGGCGATGCTCTATGGCAAAGGCGAAATGTCTTTGATCAAACTGGCGTAAATTCATCGATGGTTCCAGGTTTTTTCGACGTTCAGCACGAACTTCGACCACAAAGATTAGGTAGGTACGTTGGAAATACTGATTATATCTCACAAAAGTCTGAGGAGACGTACGATTAGGAGATAACCCTGAACATTCTGGCTTGGATCGGACTCACAAATCTGTGACAAAACCTGCGTAGTCACTCCGCCTCGCGATAAGGGATACCGTCCGATCTTTGGGCACCACTCCGTCATCTGCCAACCGTGTAGCTCTTTCCATGGAGGTAAGCATTACTCTCAGCGCCGGACCCTTTCGATGTTCGGGGGCGGTGTTGACATGCTCCAACAGACACTCTATAAAGTCACAAACATCATCCCACCAACCATCCAGCACTGTCTCCAACTCTGAGACTCCGTCAACGATGCAGAAGACTGGTTGAGACGGATCAAGCTGCTTTATGACTTCGCTAAAGAGATCGCAAAGCGCTGGGAGATTATACTCATCTATCGTGTCGGCCATGTGGCCGTTGAGGTTTAGATGTAATGCGTGCTGACACAATTGACGAACCAGGTTCCGGACTAAGCCAAAAGTTCCGCGTAAAGGGTCTAGGAAGGAGGTATTTTGGCCGCAAAAGTGATACAGAACGATAGCCGATGGGTTCTCACGTAGCGCCGTGACAACGTGAGCACAAACAGTCGTCATGGGTGAGACTTTGTCGACTACGGCATCAGTGCAGTGTCCATCGACAAGAATCATGTCCGAGAACCAACGCGGTGCTTGAATCCATCTGAGAAAGCGATCGGTAGACAGGAGATACATGCCACGGCTGATGGCGTCAGGTCGAAGCCGGCTGCTTTGCTGGGTGACGTCGTCAAGCACATCCTCTGATAGGCCATCTGACACCCCGAACCTGGCTAGCAGTAGATCGCTGGAACTTGCTGGTGGTACTGTCTTAGTTGGGGTTAATGGAAACATTGATGGCAGTGCCCTGTTCGGTGACGCTGTGGGCGAGGGTGACGGTGATGTTGGCAACGGCACCGGCTTTTGTGGGGCAGAGTATGACGACAATATAGGCCCCGGAGATATCGACATAGGGCTTATTGAGCTATGGTGCCAAGGGAAAGAAGCCGATGGAGTCTGTGGAGATGCCTCGAGAATGTAGAGTACAGGAGGTTGGCTCTCCGAAAGTGAAGGCCTCCATTTATCGAGGGTATCCTGGATGGCGGTTCGTACGACGCTCTCGAGGTCTGGTTGTATATCCCGCTCTTGTATGCGGACTTGACCTATGGCCGACATGATAGTGTCCCCAAAATGGTCCATTTTGCGGTCGATGTTGGCCACAGTTCGCTCCAGCGCTGCCTGCGAGCATTGTGATACACGCGCAGCGGCTCGTGCCACCTCCTGCAGAGCGAGGTGGACGACCTCGGTCTCCTTTGCTGGAAGCTGACTCCAGAGAGACTTCATCCTATTTTTCTGGGGATGGCTGCGGAGTAAGACACGTATGAGCGTATCGACCTGGAAAAGCAGGATGCAGTACAGCTCCCTCACAGCGAGCAGGACGTCTGGGGCATCCGGAAAACAACTCAATGCGTTGAGGGCTTGGGCAAAAGTGTCGGGAATATCCTCCAACGCGTCGAGAATGGTCTCTTGGAGCTGCAGACGCACCGTCGCCATGCTGAAGATGGTTGCCAGACCGCAGCGAAGGATGCTCAAACCATTCTGGTCCGGAATTACGCCGGTGAGCGACTCGAGCATACTGATCTCGACCTTGGACTTTCTCAGGTAGCCTCGAACGCGGGAGTTGCTCGCCTTTTCCTTGTCCGCATTCTTGGCTTTCTCAATGGCATCTACGGCATCTTGCCAACAGCTGGTTCTGGGACGCTGGCGGAGAGCCTCGTCAAAATCTTCAACGCTGGCCAGCAGGTTGCCTAGATTCCTGAAAAGCGTGTTTGTGTTAGCTAGTGGACAGACAGTCTGTGATCATTGTGAACCTGTCTGCTTACAACACGAGCGACGTGTCCGGGATGACGGTTGGTCCTGGTTGAGGCGGTGAAGCGGTGATCTGGTGAAGGActgtggtggcggtggtggtcatcGTAACAGATGGAGAAGTTGCCATGTTGTCATGGTGGAAACAGAGACCAGAGAAATTGGGGAAGGCATGGGATTTAAGAGCCCGAGTGTCTGGTGCCCGCCGGCCAATGAGCTTCCCGTCATCACAAGGCTTTGGAACCGCTGACATGAAAGCGCCAACCCGAACCAACAGCACAACCATTTCACCGTTTCAAGTCCAAAGAAGGTGGTACACAATTCGATTCGAGATGAAATAACAACATGCAGGGGCTTTGTGCGAGCTTTGGACGTTAGGGCCGCGACGAGGTTGCTGGGACAGCTCTGCGGAACCTAAAAAGGCATCGACACGCACCCATCCATCGAATCCTCAGACAATTTCTTTCCCCCCATAGCCCAACAGCACCATGGACAACGACGCACCGTCATCACGGACAGCATCTACAGATGGTTTGCAAGGCGGAAGTCCCCCAGCTAAACCCCCTATCAAAGAACCCGTCAATGGCCCACCTGCTTCTCTCGGCCCATCGAAGGGACACGGTCAACTGCGCAACCaatctccaccatctccttcacAACCTGAAACATCGAGTTCTTCCTCCACGCCAGAGTCATCAAACAAAGATGCCGATGCGCCCTCGTCTCCCAGCACGGCTAcgttgaaggaggagttcAAAGTCGCCCCGCAAGCCCCAGTCATTGCCCAGGCCCGCAGTTGCAATTTTGAGCAGTTCGTCAATCGCTTCTCTCTTGCTGAAGCAGGATACGCCATTGAATTTCTTGAGGCGGGAACGGAGCTGGGCAAGGAGG comes from the Podospora pseudocomata strain CBS 415.72m chromosome 5, whole genome shotgun sequence genome and includes:
- a CDS encoding hypothetical protein (COG:E; EggNog:ENOG503NXSE), whose product is MYLDVQYRALTRGTVLHEFGHLLAFNHEHQSPKSIIQWNKTAVAMELRHRTSRFLEDNYFHTFQGPDIECTAFDPNNIMMYGIPARWTLNWQTYHKPTVLSQLDKSFAAQQYPFPPPRQPTPPPQQVALPRVLEVACHCGDTLSQPYNFRQRRVCRCQQSVKA
- a CDS encoding hypothetical protein (EggNog:ENOG503PAT3), which translates into the protein MVVLLVRVGAFMSAVPKPCDDGKLIGRRAPDTRALKSHAFPNFSGLCFHHDNMATSPSVTMTTTATTVLHQITASPPQPGPTVIPDTSLVLNLGNLLASVEDFDEALRQRPRTSCWQDAVDAIEKAKNADKEKASNSRVRGYLRKSKVEISMLESLTGVIPDQNGLSILRCGLATIFSMATVRLQLQETILDALEDIPDTFAQALNALSCFPDAPDVLLAVRELYCILLFQVDTLIRVLLRSHPQKNRMKSLWSQLPAKETEVVHLALQEVARAAARVSQCSQAALERTVANIDRKMDHFGDTIMSAIGQVRIQERDIQPDLESVVRTAIQDTLDKWRPSLSESQPPVLYILEASPQTPSASFPWHHSSISPMSISPGPILSSYSAPQKPVPLPTSPSPSPTASPNRALPSMFPLTPTKTVPPASSSDLLLARFGVSDGLSEDVLDDVTQQSSRLRPDAISRGMYLLSTDRFLRWIQAPRWFSDMILVDGHCTDAVVDKVSPMTTVCAHVVTALRENPSAIVLYHFCGQNTSFLDPLRGTFGLVRNLVRQLCQHALHLNLNGHMADTIDEYNLPALCDLFSEVIKQLDPSQPVFCIVDGVSELETVLDGWWDDVCDFIECLLEHVNTAPEHRKGPALRVMLTSMERATRLADDGVVPKDRTVSLIARRSDYAGFVTDL